Sequence from the Ignavibacteria bacterium genome:
TTGCCGGGGTTTTGTGTCTTGTTGTGCTTTTTATGAAGGAAGGGAAGCAAAGGAAAGATGAAATACCGGTGTAAAACGGTGATTTTATTTCGGGCGATGGAATGTTCTAATCATAATCATTTATCGTGAATGAGCAGCATCTAGCAGGTCTCGAATTTATGTTTTCACATCAATTCATTATTAAGTAAATTTAAAGTCAAGTTTTTTTGAAATAAAGAAGAGTAAACGATATCCGATGGAATTTAAGTTAAGAACACACAATTGCGGAGAGCTTCGGGAGAGCAATATAGGCGAGAAAGTAGTTTTGAACGGCTGGGTGGCTGTTAGAAGAGACCTCGGTGGAGTAATCTTTATTGATCTGCGGGATCGATACGGAATAACCCAGGTTGTATTTGATCATACTTTCAACGCTGATGCACATGCACACGCAAAAGAATTAAGATCGGAATATGTGATCTCGATAGAGGGAACCATTCGCAAGAGACCTGAAGGAACAGAGAACGCTGCACTTCCAACAGGTTTCGTTGATGTAATGGTTGACAACCTCCTGATTCTGAACAGAGCGAAGACACCTCCATTTCCGGTTGAAGACGACATTGATGTTCATGAGGAATTGAGGTTGAAGTATCGTTATCTCGATCTTCGCCGGCCTGCCATGCAGAAAAACATGCTTGTTCGCCACAAAATGTATCAGGTAACACGCAAATTCTTTGATGAAAACAGTTTTGTGGAAGTGGAAACACCGATACTTATGAAATCAACCCCGGAAGGGGCGAGGGATTTCCTTGTTCCGAGCCGTCTGCACAAAGGGAAGTTTTATGCTCTTCCTCAGTCGCCTCAGCAGTACAAACAGATTCTCATGGTTGCAGGTTACGACAGATATTTTCAGATCGTAAAGTGTTTCAGAGATGAAGACTTGAGAGCCGATCGTCAGCTTGAGTTTACTCAGATAGATGTTGAAATGTCGTTCATCAATCAAAATTTTGTATTCGAAACATTCGAAAGATTGATGAAAGTGCTATACAAGGAAATCTGGGGCAGAGAACTTGAAACCCCGATCCCAAGACTTACCTATGAAGAAGCTATGACAAGATACGGCTCCGATAAGCCTGATCTTCGTTTCGACCTTGAAATGAAAACCCTGAATGGAGTCTTCGCAGGCACGGAATTCAGAGTTTTTAAGGATACCATTGAGTCAAAAGGAATTATCACCGGACTTGTTGCTCCCGGATGCGGTGACTACACCAGAAATCAGCTTGATGTGCTTACTGACTTCATCAAGAAACAGGGCGCAGGCGGTCTGATCTGGATTCGTGTAAAGGAAGACGGACTCGAATCTCCGACAATGAAGTTCTTTACGGATGCCGAAAAAGAGGCAATGGTAAGTGAACTCGGTGCCAAACCGGGCGATCTCATCCTTATTCTCAGCGGCAAGAAATACAAAACTCTCGGACTTATGG
This genomic interval carries:
- the aspS gene encoding aspartate--tRNA ligase; this translates as MEFKLRTHNCGELRESNIGEKVVLNGWVAVRRDLGGVIFIDLRDRYGITQVVFDHTFNADAHAHAKELRSEYVISIEGTIRKRPEGTENAALPTGFVDVMVDNLLILNRAKTPPFPVEDDIDVHEELRLKYRYLDLRRPAMQKNMLVRHKMYQVTRKFFDENSFVEVETPILMKSTPEGARDFLVPSRLHKGKFYALPQSPQQYKQILMVAGYDRYFQIVKCFRDEDLRADRQLEFTQIDVEMSFINQNFVFETFERLMKVLYKEIWGRELETPIPRLTYEEAMTRYGSDKPDLRFDLEMKTLNGVFAGTEFRVFKDTIESKGIITGLVAPGCGDYTRNQLDVLTDFIKKQGAGGLIWIRVKEDGLESPTMKFFTDAEKEAMVSELGAKPGDLILILSGKKYKTLGLMGNLRLEMSRRLNLVTAESEPKLLWVKDFPLFEWDEETNRYYAMHHPFTSPNMEDVAVMDTDPAAVRAQAYDLVLNGNEIAGGSIRIHDSELQAKMFKTLGFTDEDAKEKFGFLMGAFQYGAPPHGGIAFGFDRLCMIFCGEKSIREVIAFPKTANAISLMDDNPSLVSDDQLKELHLRIRQ